In Colius striatus isolate bColStr4 chromosome 26, bColStr4.1.hap1, whole genome shotgun sequence, the genomic stretch CTATGCCATCCCACAGCCCATGCCAACCCCTCTGATCCCATTCCAGCcaatccatcccatcccatcccatcccatcccatctccagCCCCAAAGCCCTCACCGTCTTCCTCACGGTCCTGGGCTGTCCTCCTCAGGCAGTTCTGCAGCCAGTGCAGGGGCCCAGCCAGGCCTGGGGACAGTTGAGGGGGGCATGGGGACAGTTGAGAGGGTCACAGACACCATCTACTGTCCCCATCCCACCAAGGCCAGGCCAAGCCCAACCAGGGGCTCGCAGCCCTTCGCCCACCTTCCTGATGAAGGCGTTGAGCCAGGCCCTGGCCAGTCCCTTCCTCAGATGCCCACTGCTCCTCCATGGgaccttcctcctcttcattctcctcatcctcctcctcatcttcctcctcctcactgtcctctgctgagctgtcctgggctggcactgctggggcacccgctgcagcctgtggggcaGAGGTGGTTGGGTGTCTATGGAGATGAtggggtcggaagggacctgcagagctgctccagccccagcccctgctccagcagcttcccctggctcagggggcacaggaacgtgtccagggggggttgggaacctcctgagaaggagcctccacaccctccctgggcagcctgggccagggcttcctcagctcagcaccaaaggacttgctcctcctgggccaggggcacttgctgtgtcccagtcTGTGCCTTGAAACAGAGGTTTGGGACCCCAGGatggggcagcagctgctggacacagcCTGGTTGcccccctccagctccctcctcaTACCATCCCAGGGCTGTGGCTCTTCCTCTTGCGTTTCTTGTAGAGCTCCTTGCgctctgccaccagccccagccccagcagcttcTCCACCACACGAGCCCGCGACCGCCGCGCCGTCAGGTGCTTCATGATGCTCCCCAGGACGTCTGTGGGGAGGGAGGTCAGGGTGGAGGGGGGTTATGTGGGGTTAGGAGGGGTTATGGGGGGCAGCCACCCTGCCCCTGCTCACCCTCAGAGCCTTGGAACTCCTCAAAGAGCCGTGtcagctcctcctcctgctccggAGTCCACAGCACCAGGTTGGTGCCCTTCCTGGGGTGGGGGATGGAGAACAACCCTTGGTCTTTATCCTGGGGTGGGGTGACCACCTTGAGTCTTGGGGGTCTgccctcctggggctggggggatgtGGTTTGGGACCCACCTCTGCCGTGGGAAGTCTTTGGCACTGCTGGCCAGGCCCATCCTCACCAGCTGCTTCACCACCTGCCTGCGTGTGCGCCCCGGCGCCGGGAGATGGGGCAGGATGGCAGCGATGACATCCTCCCCtgggggagagaggggctgcagggacagagagCCCAGGATCCCCAGCCCCCCAGGATCCCCAGCCCCCCAGGATCCCCAGCCCCACCCACCCCAGGCACTCCCAGTACCTTCCACCTCCTTGTACTTCCAGTAGAGCTCCCGCAGCTCCTGTTCCTCCTGAGGGGTCCAGGGGGCAACACGgctcctggcagggctgggagaggcagagaggagggtgagagggggaaggaagagaaggagggggggaaaggaagagagggaggggaaagggaaggaaggagaggaaagagaaggaagggggaaaaggaaggcaggggaaaagagggagaaaggtaagggggaaaaaggggaagggaagggaagggaagggaagggaagggaagggaagggaagggaagggaagggaagggaagggaagggaagggaagggaagggaagggaaagaggaaaaaaggcaaggagaaaaaagggaagggagggagggaaagaaagtGGGGGACAACAAAGAAGGAAAgtggaggaaaaggaaggaagggaagggagcatccctgccagccccactgaCCCCTCCTCATCCTGCATCGAGCTGTAGCCCTTGATCATCTCggtggcagctgctgggctcttCCAGAAGAGCAGCTCCACAAAAGCTTTCTTGTTGGTGGCTGCCAGAGCAAAGAACTTGCCCAGGATGAATTTAGCCAAAGCCACCAGCTCCTGTgggcagagagagggaaagagtgGGGCTGGAGGATGCTGGGCACAGACCCCTCCATGGGCACAGAcccctcccagggctgggagatgctgggCACAgaccccctccctgggcactgaCCCCTCTCagggctgggagatgctgggCATAGACTCTTCTCTGGGCATAGGcccctcccagggctgggggatgctgggCACAGacccctccctgggcactgaCCCCTCCAtgggctgggggatgctgggCACAGACACTTCCATGGGCACAGacccctccctgggcacagACCCCTctcagggctgggggatgctgggCACAGACACTTCCATGGGCACAGACACCTCCCTGGACACAGACCCCTCCCAGGGCTGGAGGATGCTGGGCACAGacccctccctgggcactgaCCCCTCCAtgggctgggggatgctgggCACAGacccctccctgggcactgaCCCCTCCAtgggctgggggatgctgggCACAGACACTTCCATGGGCACAGacccctccctgggcacagACCCCTCCCAGGGCTGGAGGATGCTGGGCACAGAcccctcccagggctgggggggctcagggggggcTGGGCAGTGTCTGACCtggtgtgcagctgcagcagggtcGTTGAGGAGGCGAtggaagagggagaagagggagagcTGGAAGAGGAGCCCCTCCATGCGCAGGTCCCGGGCCAGGCGGTGCAGCAGCCGCGCCGCGCAGTGGTTGGTGCGGGGGCTGTTGCGGGAGTAGCCGcggagcagcagcaccagcgcCCGCACCACGGGGGCACAGGCAAACCTGGGCACCAGCAGGGTCAGGGGCACAGCACCAGCCCTGGGCAGTGGGGCCAGGCCCTGGGCAGTGGGGGCCAAGCCCTGGGCAGTGGGGGCCAGCCCAGTAAGCAGGGTCTATCTGCTAAGGGCCATCCCAGTGAGTAGTAGCCACCCCTGGGCAATGGTAGCCAAGCCCTGGGCAGTGGGGGCCAAGCCCTGGGCAGTGGGGGCCAAGCCCTGGGCAGTGGGAGACAGCCCAATAAGCAGGGGCTATCTGCTAAGGGCCATCCCAGTGAGCAGTAGCCACCCCTGGGCAATGGTAGCCAAGCCCTGGGCAGTGGGGGCCAAGCCCTGGGCAGTGGGGGCCAAGCCCAGTAAGCAGGGGCTATCTGCTAAGGGCCATCCCAGTGAGCAGTAGCCACCCCTGGGCAATGGTAGCCAAGCCCTGGGCAGTGGGGGCCAAGCCCTGGGCAGTGGGAGACAGCCCAATAAGCAGGGGCTATCTGCTAAGGGCCATCCCAGTGAGCAGTAGCCACCCCTGGGCAATGGTGGCCAAGCCCTGGGCAATGGTAGCCAAGCCCTGGGCaatggggtcccacccctgggcaaTGGGGGCCACTCCAGTAAGCAGGGGCTATCTGGTAAGGGCCATCCCAGTGAGCAGTAGCCACCCCTGGACAATGGTAGCCAAGCCCTGGGCAATGGTAGCCAAGCCCTGGGCAATGGGAGACAGTCCAGTAAGCAGGGGCTATCTGCTAAGGGCCATCCCAGTGAGCAGTAGCCACCCCTGGGCAATGGTAGCCAAGCCCTGGGCAATGGTAGCCAAGCCCTGGGCAATGGTGGCCAAGCCCTGGGCAATGGGGGCCACTCCAGTAAGCAGGAGCTATACTGGTAAGGGTCATCACAGTGAGTAGTAGCCACCCCTGGGCAATGACAGTCACCCCTGGGCAATGGTAGCCAAGCCCTGGGCAACGGGGCCCACTCCAGTAAGCAGGGGCTATCCTGGTAAGGGCTATCTAAGTGAGTAGTAGCCACCCCTGGTCAATGATAGTCATCCCTGGGCaatggggtcccacccctgggcaaTGGGAGACAGTCCAATAAGCAGGGGCTATCTGCTAAGGGCCATCTAAGTGAGTAGTAGCCATCCCTGGGCAATGGTGGCCAAGCCCTGAGCAATGGTAGCCAAGTCCTGGGCAATGGTAGCCAAGCCCTGGGCAATGGGGGCCCACTCCAGTAAGCAGGGGCAATCCTGGTAAGGGCTATCTAAGCGAGTAGTAGCCATCCCTGGGCAATGATAGTCATCCCTGGGCAATGGTAGCCCACCCCTGGGCAATGGGGGCCACTCCAGCAAGCAGGGACTATCCTGGTAAGGGCTATCTAAGCGAGTAGTAGCCATCCCTGGGCAATGATAGTCCCCTCTGGGCAATGGGGGCCACTCCATTAAGCAGGGGCTATCTGGTAAGGGCCATCCCAGTGAGCAGTAGTCACCCCTGGTCAATGATAGTCATCCCTGGGCAATGGTAGCCCACCCCCGGGCAATGGGGGCCACTCCAGTAAGCAGAGGCTATCTGGTAAGGGCCATCCCAGTGAGTAGTAGCCACCCCTGGGCAATGATAGTCAGCCCTGGGCAATGGGGGCCCATCCCTGGGCAACGGGGGCCCACTCCAGTAAGCAGGGGCTATCCTGGTAAGGGCTATCTAAGTGAGTAGTAGCCACCCCTGGTCAATGATAGTCATCCCTGGGCaatggggtcccacccctgggcaaTGGGGGCCACTCCAGTAAGCAGGGGCTATCTGGTAAGGGCCATCCCAGTGAGTAGTAGCCACCCCTGGGCAATGGTAGCCAAGCCCTGGGCAATGGTAGCCAAGCCCTGGGCAGTGGGAGACAGTCCAGTAAGCAGGGGCTATCTGCTAAGGGCCATCTAAGTGAGTAGTAGCCATCCCTGGGCAATGGTGGCCAAGCCCTGGGCAATGGGGGCCCACTCCAGTAAGCAGGGGCAATCCTGGTAAGGGCTATCTAAGTGAGTAGTAGCCACCCCTGGTCAATGATAGTCATCCCTGGGCAATGGTAGCCCACCCCTGGGCAATGGGGGCCACTCCAGTAAGCAGGGACTATCCTGGTAAGGGCCATCCCAGTGAGTAGTAGCCACCCCTGGACAATGATAGTCATCCCTGGGCAATGGGGGCCAGCCCCTGGGCAATGGGGGCCAGCCCATTAAGCAGGGGCTATCCTGGTGAGTGGTGGCCACCCCAGTGAGAGGTGAGTGGCCACCCTGgacccttccctttcccctctcaCCGTCTCAGGTAGTCGAGGAAGTTGAACTCCTTCTCTGACACCTGCACAGtctgttcttcctcttcctcatcctcctcctcatcttcctcctgctcctcagcctCGGGTGGCTCGTGCCCTGTGGTGGGACAGTTGCTGTGAGCCTGCAGCTCCCCCTGACCCAGAGCCTCCCCCACAACCCTGAGGGTCACTGTGTGAGGGACTCACGGGGCAGAGGAGCCAAGAGAatctccctcagcagctgcaTCTCCTGGGACGGTCCCACGTCAGGGGGCCCAAACACATCCCCTTCAGGCCACACATCcctggggagagaggggaggggatggCACTGCGTCCCCACAGCCCttgctgggggtgggagggggctgggggaggctggTACCGGGCAGAGCGCAGCAGGCTCAGGGCCTGGGGGCCGTGGGAGCCCCGGAGGCAGCGCTGGATCTGCAGCACGGCCTCAGCTCGTTGCTCCTCCACCGGCGTCTCCGAGGCTGCGTCGAAAGGCACCACGTCCTCAGGAAGGGGGATGTCtccctggggcaggagcagtCACACAGTCACACAATGaggggggttgggagggagctttagagctcatccagcccaaccccctgcagaagcagggtcacctaggtcaggtcacacaggaacgtgtccaggggggtcttgaagagctccaaggaaggagcctccacaccctccctgggcagcctgggccagggctccctcagctcacactgaaatgctttttccttgtgttcacatggaactggttgtgttccagcttcatcccatcatcatTTGTCCTGTTACAACAGCAAAAAgcgctgccccaacctcctgacacccaccatggaCACACTTGGagctattcatgagctcccccctgggctcagtctcctcttctccaggctgaacagccccagggctgcagcctttcctcatcaggaagatgctccagtgccctgatcatcttggtgtccctgcactggcctctgcagcagttccctgtccctctggagctggggagatACTTAAAGGTGTTGCTGagttgcccctgagctcaggcttctgttccccaggctgaacagccccagggctgcagcctttcctcctcacacacatgttccatccctcagcatcttgctggccctgccctggcctctctgcagcacttccctgtctctctgcagctggggagcccagcactggccccaggactccagctgaggcctccccagctctggcagagcagaggggcagcacaacctccctggccctgctgcccacactctcttcatgccccccaggctgccattggctccttgcccaccagcccacggTGCTGCCCCACGTTCCctttgctgccccccagcactgccagggccctgtcccacagctgctctccagcagctcacccccagcctgggctggtgctgggctggttcctccccagctgcaggactctgcccttggtgcccctcagcaggttcctctgtgcccagctctcatcctgcccagctcaggactggcagctcagcctctggtgcatcagccagtgctcccagtttagtgtcaacCAGTCACTCCACACCCCACTAAACCACCCCTCAAtccccatcccttccctctcctgctccaAACCCTTCCTCATTACCTGCaggcagccctggagctgtggggtcaatcctgcccacagctcctccagctctgcggtgctgaggggctgctgggtcagagctgcagctgctggtggcttcttcttcttcctcttcacaCGTTTGCTCTGGGTTGGTGGGCATAGAAAGGGTCAGGGGGCATGGAAAGGGTAGAGAGACAGGGAAAGGGGCAAGGGGGGCAGGGAAAGGGCGGCAGGGAAAGGGACAAGAGAGCATAGAAAGGGGGTAGGGGGGCAGGGAAAAGGGGCAAGGGGCCATGGAAAGGGTCTGAGAGGCATGGAAAGGGGGCATGGAAAAGGTCAAGAGAGCATAGAAAGGGGGCAGGGGGACAAGGGGGCAGGGGGCCATGAAAAGGGTCTGATAGGCATGGAAAGAGGGGCATGGAAAGGGACAAGAGAGCATAGAAAGGGGGCAGGGGGGCAGGgcaaagggggaaagggggccATGGAAAAGGGGCCATGGAAAAGGGGCCATGGAAAAGGGGCCATGGAAAAGGGGCCATGGAAAAGGGGCCATGGAAAAGGTCAAGAGGGCATGGAAAGGGGGGCATGGAAATGGACAAGAGGGCATGGAAAGGGGGCATGGAAAAGGGTGCAAGAGggcagggaaaaaggggggcagggaaaaaggggggcagggaaaaaggggggCAGGGAAAAAGGGTCTGAGAGGCATGGAAAGAGGGCGTGGAAAGGGACAAGAGAGCATAGAAAGggggcaggggagcagggaaaggggCATGGAAAAGGGGCAAGAGGGCATGGAAAGGGGGGCCATGGAAAGGCacaagagagcaggaaaagggggggcagggaaaagggggggcagggaaaagggggggcagggaaaagggggggcagggaaaagggggggcaGGGAAAGGCACAAgagagcagggaaagggggggcaggggagagggggggcaggggagagggggggcaggggagagggggggCAGGGGAAAGGGGGCAAGGGACAAGGGGGCAAGGGACAAGGGGGCAAGGGACAAGGGGGCAAGGGGGCAAGGGGCAAGGGGGGAAGGGGCAAGGGGGGGAAGGGACAGGGGGGAAAGGGACAGGGGGGAAAGGGACAAGGGGAAAGGGACAAGGGGGAAAGGGACAAGGGGGAAAGGGACAAGGGGGAAAGGGACAAGGGGGAAAGGGACAAGGGGGAAAGGGACAAGGGGGAAGGGACAGGGGGGAAGGGACAGGGGGGAAGGGACAGGGGGGAAGGGACAGGGGGGAAGGGACAGGGGGGAAGGGACAGGGGGAAAGGGACAGGGGGGAAAGGGACAGGGGGGAAAGGGACAGGGGGGAAAGGGACAAGGGGGAAAGGGACAAGGGGGAAAGGGACAGGGCACCTGCACGACGAGGCCTCGGCGGGCGCGGCAGAAGCGCTCCAGCATGCGCAGGAACAGATGCGCCGTTTCCACCAGGTCCCGCAGGAACCCGCGCGGCTGCTTCGCCTCGTCGAACCGCCGGAACAGCGCCAGGAAAAGCTCCCTGTACTCCATCAGGTAGAAGATGTTGcctgaggaggagggaaaaggggTTGGATTGTGGCCCCACAGCGAGGTGGAGAGGGATAGAGAATGACAAGGGGATGGGTTGGGTTGTTAaggcccctgaagctgctgcaggcccagccctgccctcaccctgcccagcccagcactgacccctcagcacctcaccccacggctttggggtccctccagggctgggcactgccccagctccctgggcagcctggcacagggctgacacccctctcagggaaacagttctgcctcagctccagcctcaacctcccctggggcaactccagcccctttcctcttgtgctgcccctcaggagcagagaccgaccccagctccctgcagcctcctggcagggagttcaccatcaaaaccacactttctccctcaaaattCATTGAAATCtcaactttttcccctcaggtgaccaccaaaaccccttttccccctcaaaacctcactttttccctcagaagtaCACCacaacccccctttttccctccaaacctCCCAggttttccctcaaaaccccaccaaaccccaccttttccctcagaagtcaaacaaaacccaccttttcccccaaaacttcaccaaaaccccacCGTTTCCTCTCAGAAGTTCACCAAAAcacccttttcccctcaaaactgccccaaacctcacttttttcccctcagaagttCACTCCAAACCCCCTTTTCGTTCCAAACTCCCCAAATCTgactttttcccctccaaactCCACCccaaccccactttctccctcagcctcccctccagGCCGCCACCTCTCCCCTCAGAAGTTCACTaaaacctcacattttccctcaaaactctcccaaaaccccactttctccctcaaaactcaactttttccctcagaagttcACCAAAacaccctttttcccctcaaaactgccccaaacctcactttttcccctcagaaattcACTCCAAACcccctttctccttccaaaccccccaaactccccctttttccctccaaactccaccccaaccccactttctccctcagaactcccccaaaactcACCTTTCCCCCTCAcaagttccccaaaaccccacttttcccctcaaacccccgtcccaggggctgtggccacgctgcagcccctcagtgtccctgtggcagtgagtgaggggcccagcactgacacagccctggagctgcagcctccccagggcccagcacaggggacaatccctgccctgctcctgctgccaccccactgctgagcccagccaggctgcccttggccttcttgcccccctgggcacgctgctggctgctgttcagcccctggcaccagcccccccaggccctttccctgcagcagtttccagcccctctgccccagcctggagctgcctggccttggggtggcccaagagcaggacccagcacttgccctGGGGCAACCTCAGCCCACTGCCCTCAGCCAACATGCCAAGACAGACTCACTCTTGATGACCTGGCTGCTGTCCCTCACAGCCTGCTCCGGGTGCCGATCCATCTCCTGCACCGTCCGCAGCAGCTCCTGGTACGCCTTCAGGGCCAAATGCATCCTGGGGATGAGCCACATCAGGGCAAGTCGCCAGAGGAGGGCAGATGGAGCTCTAAGATAACCTGGGAGAAGGTCCCAAGTACCCACCTTCGTGCCCAGGTGGCTGCTTCCTTCTTATCCATCAGTGCCATCTCGTAGTAAGCCGTGAGGTTCTGCTCCATGAAGTGGAAGGCGCGGACACCCACCGTCTCCGACACCAGCTCGGGACGGAAGCCCCGGCACCGGTTGAAGGCCATGAAGAAGGCTGTGGCCCACAGGTAATAAGTCTCATCGTGCTGCTGAGCCTTCTCCCTCACCAGTTGATCCTGGAGGTGGGTAAAGAAGGTGTTAGTCCCACagggaatcactgaatggtggggttgggagggacctgtagagctcatccagcctaacccccctgcagaagcagctcccacctaggtcaggtcacacaggaacgtgtcctggggggtcttgaagagctccaaggaaggagcctccacaccctccctgggcagcctgggccagggctccctcagctcacactgaaatgctttttccttgtgttcgcatggaactgtttgtgttccagctccatcctaTCATCATTTGTCCTGTTACAACAGCAAAAAgcgctgccccaacctcctgacacccaccatggaCACACTTGGAGCTATTCATGagttcctccctcagtctcctcttctccagactaaacagccccagggctgcagcctttcctcctgtgaaagatgctccagtgccctgatcatcttggtgtccctgccctggcctctctgcagcagttccctgtccctgtggAGCTGGGGAGATACTTAAAAGTGTTGCTGagttgcccctgagctcaggcttctgttccccaggctcaacagccccagggctgcagcctttcctcctcacacacacgttccatccctcagcatcttgctggccctgccctggcctctctgcagcacttccctgtctctctgcagctggggagcccagcactggccccaggactccagctgaggcctccccagctctggcagagcagaggggcagcacaacctccctggccctgctgcccacactctctccatgccccccaggctgccattggctccttgcccacaagggcacacaTATCCCTGAGTGGTGAGGGGTGggaaaggccctgcagagctgctccagccccagcccctgctccagcagcttcccctggctcagggggcacaggaacgtgtccagggggggttgggaacctcctgagaaggagcctccacaccctccctgggcagcctgggccagggctccctcagctcagcaccaaaggacttgctcctcctgggccaggggcacttgctgtgtcccagcctgtgcccatcaccccttgtcctgccactggccaccccagCAAGGAAATGTCACCTCAGTCTCCTGACACCCTTTATCAgactcacagcatggtgggggctgggagggacctttagagctcatccagtgcaactccctgcagaagcagctcccacctaggtcaggtc encodes the following:
- the TIMELESS gene encoding protein timeless homolog isoform X2 encodes the protein MDWYMMNCELLATCSALGYLEGDVYHREPDCLESVKDLIRYLRHEDETRDVRQQLGAAQILQNDLLPLLVQHSQDKGLFDAIVRLMVNLTQPALLCFGKVPADATSRHHFLQVLSYLQAYKEAFASEKVFGVLSEKLYDLLQLGVDGDASAHDRVLWALHISGMDDLLKFLASAQAEQQWALHVLEIISLMFRDQSPEELAVLGQGQEGAEHREDTRELQALRHREVAEKRARALQRPSRHSRFGGSYVLQGLRALGDRDVVFHRGLHQLKSYSHDLGKEARRVPRRRQAAAEAGPSRRSARNVRLFLCQFCQDFLESCYNRLMLLVKDQLVREKAQQHDETYYLWATAFFMAFNRCRGFRPELVSETVGVRAFHFMEQNLTAYYEMALMDKKEAATWARRMHLALKAYQELLRTVQEMDRHPEQAVRDSSQVIKSNIFYLMEYRELFLALFRRFDEAKQPRGFLRDLVETAHLFLRMLERFCRARRGLVVQSKRVKRKKKKPPAAAALTQQPLSTAELEELWAGLTPQLQGCLQGDIPLPEDVVPFDAASETPVEEQRAEAVLQIQRCLRGSHGPQALSLLRSARDVWPEGDVFGPPDVGPSQEMQLLREILLAPLPRHEPPEAEEQEEDEEEDEEEEEQTVQVSEKEFNFLDYLRRFACAPVVRALVLLLRGYSRNSPRTNHCAARLLHRLARDLRMEGLLFQLSLFSLFHRLLNDPAAAAHQELVALAKFILGKFFALAATNKKAFVELLFWKSPAAATEMIKGYSSMQDEEGPARSRVAPWTPQEEQELRELYWKYKEVEGEDVIAAILPHLPAPGRTRRQVVKQLVRMGLASSAKDFPRQRKGTNLVLWTPEQEEELTRLFEEFQGSEDVLGSIMKHLTARRSRARVVEKLLGLGLVAERKELYKKRKRKSHSPGMAAAGAPAVPAQDSSAEDSEEEEDEEEDEENEEEEGPMEEQWASEEGTGQGLAQRLHQEGLAGPLHWLQNCLRRTAQDREEDGISHPVPLVPLSEENEDAMEHRRFRALLRQLGLRPPANEQESFWRIPAALSPQQLRRAAAAIAQRGPDPAASSQDTAPAEQPPPALGSDSESEDTGPGPGPSPVQSGPKRRRELDSEDEDGSATEMPPTAPPLQEDEDEDPQPRGRRKRIRCLEEEEEEG
- the TIMELESS gene encoding protein timeless homolog isoform X1 — translated: MDWYMMNCELLATCSALGYLEGDVYHREPDCLESVKDLIRYLRHEDETRDVRQQLGAAQILQNDLLPLLVQHSQDKGLFDAIVRLMVNLTQPALLCFGKVPADATSRHHFLQVLSYLQAYKEAFASEKVFGVLSEKLYDLLQLDWEQRQEEDTLLIERILLLVRNVLHVPPDPSEEQGVDGDASAHDRVLWALHISGMDDLLKFLASAQAEQQWALHVLEIISLMFRDQSPEELAVLGQGQEGAEHREDTRELQALRHREVAEKRARALQRPSRHSRFGGSYVLQGLRALGDRDVVFHRGLHQLKSYSHDLGKEARRVPRRRQAAAEAGPSRRSARNVRLFLCQFCQDFLESCYNRLMLLVKDQLVREKAQQHDETYYLWATAFFMAFNRCRGFRPELVSETVGVRAFHFMEQNLTAYYEMALMDKKEAATWARRMHLALKAYQELLRTVQEMDRHPEQAVRDSSQVIKSNIFYLMEYRELFLALFRRFDEAKQPRGFLRDLVETAHLFLRMLERFCRARRGLVVQSKRVKRKKKKPPAAAALTQQPLSTAELEELWAGLTPQLQGCLQGDIPLPEDVVPFDAASETPVEEQRAEAVLQIQRCLRGSHGPQALSLLRSARDVWPEGDVFGPPDVGPSQEMQLLREILLAPLPRHEPPEAEEQEEDEEEDEEEEEQTVQVSEKEFNFLDYLRRFACAPVVRALVLLLRGYSRNSPRTNHCAARLLHRLARDLRMEGLLFQLSLFSLFHRLLNDPAAAAHQELVALAKFILGKFFALAATNKKAFVELLFWKSPAAATEMIKGYSSMQDEEGPARSRVAPWTPQEEQELRELYWKYKEVEGEDVIAAILPHLPAPGRTRRQVVKQLVRMGLASSAKDFPRQRKGTNLVLWTPEQEEELTRLFEEFQGSEDVLGSIMKHLTARRSRARVVEKLLGLGLVAERKELYKKRKRKSHSPGMAAAGAPAVPAQDSSAEDSEEEEDEEEDEENEEEEGPMEEQWASEEGTGQGLAQRLHQEGLAGPLHWLQNCLRRTAQDREEDGISHPVPLVPLSEENEDAMEHRRFRALLRQLGLRPPANEQESFWRIPAALSPQQLRRAAAAIAQRGPDPAASSQDTAPAEQPPPALGSDSESEDTGPGPGPSPVQSGPKRRRELDSEDEDGSATEMPPTAPPLQEDEDEDPQPRGRRKRIRCLEEEEEEG